Proteins from one Aspergillus nidulans FGSC A4 chromosome VIII genomic window:
- a CDS encoding E3 ubiquitin-protein ligase HEL2 (transcript_id=CADANIAT00002343): MTESQPPQAPAPQSQTRGGRRRGRGGARQGEHSDAPDGVSRGPRSRGNGPRRGGGRGGRGGQNRDISKPETEGDVDGSSSVETTTTADKGKARQETADDADDGEICFICASKVEHNSVSPCNHRTCHICALRLRALYKNKACAHCRVCSVITEASYVIFTDDPTKRYEEFQDSDYSQKDDNLGIKYEKDEIFEDTVLLLRYNCPDRNCDVACLGWPDLHRHVKSKHGKVMCDLCTRNKKVFTHEHALFTHAELRKHERHGDHVPGALEQSGFKGHPECGFCRQRFYGDDELYAHCRDRHERCHICDRRSTTRQHQYYIDYNALESHFQTDHFLCLDKECLEKKFVVFESQMDLKAHQLECHPNGLSGRDARVDMTAFDFRTPYQPQQRQRRGAGRGRDPNAETAPLSTVQPLRRDEIAYQRQMAIQSAQSVSTRSFGGQLSRDETQTVRAPARSTAPAPTRTPPAPTSPVNEFENLNITSATPEDQARRLRHAAVIERASNLLGNDQTKLSEFRTRVSNYRTGGMSATELIDAFFSLFDTSSSELGKLIKELAEIYEDAGKKNALLKAWNDWRAINEDYPALPGPGGNIPGMSPGTASGTGATGGRRVLRLKSSTAQSSRAAAGSSSLSNPFPPLSSSRPTPRAVATSAAWGGSAIAAPPPPPISRTYANPSSRTNNAPSTSSGRVNTRDTEAFPSLPAAPKPNVLMAGLTRGTVRWDDRRPPPVNAWTSSADSRPGSSTEDFPDLSAAEGKKGKGKKGKQTLFHFG, translated from the exons ATGACCGAGTCTCAGCCTCCCCAGGCCCCCGCCCCACAGAGCCAGACCCGTGGTGGCCGTCGGCGCGGGCGCGGAGGAGCTCGTCAGGGCGAGCACTCGGACGCTCCAGATGGCGTTTCCAGAGGACCGAGGTCAAGAGGCAACGGACCACGCCGCGGCGGAGGTCGAGGGGGGCGTGGCGGACAAAATCGCGACATCAGCAAGCCGGAGACTGAGGGTGACGTCGATGGCTCGTCTTCGGTGGAAACCACCACAACCGCAGATAAGGGAAAGGCGCGTCAGGAGACGGCGGATGACGCTGATGATGGAGAGATCTGCTTTATCTGTGCCTCGAAGGTCGAGCATAACTCAGTGTCTCCGTGTAATCACCGCACATGCCATATATGCGCGTTGAGATTGCGCGCTTTGTACAAGAACAAGGCTTGTGCTCATTGTCGGGTATGCTCTGTAATA ACTGAAGCTAGTTATGTCATTTTCACAGACGACCCCACGAAGCGCTACGAAGAGTTCCAGGACAGCGACTATTCTCAAAAAGATGATAACCTTGGTATTAAATACGAAAAGGATGAGATCTTCGAAGACACAGTTCTGTTACTCCGCTACAACTGTCCAGACCGGAACTGTGATGTGGCTTGCCTGGGGTGGCCGGACCTGCACCGTCATGTTAAGAGTAAGCATGGTAAAGTGATGTG CGATCTCTGTACTAGAAACAAAAAGGTTTTCACACATGAGCATGCGCTCTTTACACATGCCGAGCTGCGCAAGCACGAAAGACATGGCGACCATGTCCCTGGAGCGCTTGAGCAGAGCGGTTTTAAGGGCCACCCTGAGTGCGGATTTTGTCGTCAGAGATTCTATGGGGATGATGAGCTATACGCTCACTGCCGTGACCGCCACGAACGATGCCACATTTGCGATCGACGCTCTACAACCCGCCAACACCAGTATTATATCGACTACAATGCCCTTGAAAGCCATTTCCAGACAGACCACTTTCTTTGCCTGGACAAAGAATGCCTTGAAAAGAAGTTCGTGGTCTTTGAGTCTCAAATGGACCTCAAAGCTCATCAACTAGAGTGTCATCCAAACGGGCTTTCAGGGCGAGACGCCCGCGTAGACATGACCGCTTTTGATTTCAGAACGCCGtaccagcctcagcagcgACAACGTCGGGGTGCTGGTCGTGGGCGAGATCCCAACGCAGAAACCGCTCCTTTATCAACCGTGCAACCACTACGGAGGGACGAGATCGCCTACCAACGCCAGATGGCTATCCAGAGCGCACAATCCGTTTCGACACGGAGCTTCGGTGGACAACTATCTCGTGACGAAACACAGACTGTGCGTGCCCCAGCGCGTTCCACAGCACCTGCTCCCACTCGAACACCACCCGCGCCGACGTCACCTGTCAACGAGTTTGAGAACCTTAACATCACATCAGCCACACCAGAGGATCAGGCGCGTCGGCTTCGGCACGCAGCAGTTATTGAGAGAGCTTCAAATCTCCTTGGGAATGATCAAACTAAGCTTAGTGAATTCCGCACCCGAGTCTCCAACTATCGTACCGGCGGCATGTCTGCCACCGAGCTCATCGAtgcctttttctccctttttGACACATCAAGTTCCGAACTCGGTAAGCTCATAAAAGAGCTTGCCGAAATCTACGAGGACGCCGGTAAAAAGAATGCCCTGCTCAAGGCCTGGAATGATTGGCGTGCCATCAATGAGGATTACCCTGCACTTCCAGGGCCAGGCGGTAACATCCCAGGCATGTCCCCTGGTACCGCCAGCGGCACCGGCGCCACCGGCGGCAGACGAGTCCTGCGTCTGAAATCCTCAACAGCTCAGTCCTCCcgggctgccgctggctcCTCGTCGTTAAGCAACCCCTTCCCTCCCCTCTCTTCATCACGTCCAACTCCCCGTGCCGTTGCAACATCTGCCGCATGGGGAGGCTCCGCAATCGCTGCGCCACCACCCCCTCCCATATCTCGAACCTACGCAAATCCCTCATCCCGCACAAATAACGCCCCCTCCACATCCTCAGGCCGCGTCAACACTCGCGACACAGAGgccttcccttcccttcccgCTGCACCCAAGCCCAACGTCCTCATGGCGGGCCTAACCCGAGGCACTGTTCGCTGGGATGATCGCCGTCCGCCACCGGTAAATGCTTGGACTTCGTCTGCTGACTCAAGACCTGGTTCCTCTACAGAGGACTTCCCAGATCTTTCTGCTGCAGAAGGTAAGaaagggaaggggaagaaaggCAAACAGACGCTTTTCCATTTTGGTTGA
- the EifCb gene encoding translation initiation factor eIF3 core subunit b (transcript_id=CADANIAT00002345), which translates to MAPSFENLSEQDLHEEEEEEIDFSDLKAQYEVKLEEGLDTFVVIDGLPVVPEENRQKLIKFLLRKLNTVGHTSEDAVFMPLNEKNMSEGFAFVEYETAEQAVAAVKQLHGTPLDKKHTLLVNKLMDIERYGREGRIDEEYKPPNIEPFTEKEHLRSWLGDPNARDQFALYRGDKVGVFWNNKSNPPENVVDRAHWTQLFVQWSPKGTYLASVHPQGVQLWGGPTFSKQKQFPHPFVSLIEFSPGESYLTTWSARPIQVEEGHPVLTYEEDGKNIIVWDIVTGKPLRSFVSHDLAGPESEAQPKKKVQWPAFKWSADEKYVARMLQGQSISIYELPRMNLLGKTSVKIDGVMDFEWSPATVNRDGVKQYEQLLCFWTPEIGSNPARVALMSVPSKEIVRTRNLFNVSDVKLHWQSQGNFVCVKVDRHSKSKKSMATNLEIFRVREKGVPVEVVDSLKDTVINFSWEPNGARFVLITTGDASGAGAPPKTAVSFFAPEKKGVQAGNFKLVRTIEKKTSNAIYWSPKGRFVVVATVHSQSNFDLDFWDMDFEGEKNDNEKDLAANLQLMKTVDHYGVTDIEWDPTGRYVVSGASAWTHQMENGFNLHTFSGETLAENPTDKFKQFLWRPRPPTLLSKEEQKQVRKNLREYSKEFEEEDKYAVDIANTAVVEKRKRVLNEWVAWLKREKELLTEEKEAYGLPEEADQPKAAKDAPTNTEDKGETVVEEIVEEIVEESEEIIG; encoded by the exons ATGGCACCTAGCTTCGAGAACCTGTCGGAGCAAGATCTccacgaagaagaggaggaggagattgactTCTCCG ACCTCAAGGCGCAGTACGAAGTGAAACTtgaggagggcttggacACATTCGTCGTCATCGATGGACTCCCAGTCGTACCAGAAGAGAACAGACAGAAACTCATCAAATTCTTGCTGAGGAAACTCAACACAGTCGGCCACACCTCCGAAGATGCCGTCTTCATGCCCCTCAACGAGAAGAATATGTCCGAAGG ATTTGCCTTTGTCGAGTACGAAACCGCAGAGCAAGCCGTTGCCGCCGTAAAGCAGCTGCACGGAACGCCCCTTGATAAGAAGCATACTCTCCTCGTTAACAAATTGATGGATATCGAACGTTATGGCCGGGAAGGACGTATCGACGAGGAATATAAGCCTCCGAATATCGAACCATTCACAGAGAAGGAGCACCTGCGCTCGTGGCTCGGGGACCCCAATGCCCGTGACCAGTTCGCCCTTTACCGCGGCGACAAGGTTGGGGTTTTCTGGAACAACAAGAGCAACCCGCCGGAGAATGTTGTCGACCGTGCCCATTGGACACAGCTTTTCGTCCAGTGGTCCCCCAAGGGTACATATCTCGCCTCTGTTCACCCACAGGGGGTGCAACTGTGGGGTGGTCCGACTTTCTCCAAGCAAAAGCAATTCCCTCATCCCTTTGTTTCTCTCATCGAGTTCTCGCCTGGCGAGAGCTACTTGACTACCTGGTCTGCCCGGCCTATCCAGGTGGAGGAGGGCCACCCCGTACTGACatacgaagaggatggaaagAATATCATTGTCTGGGACATCGTAACAGGCAAGCCTCTCCGATCATTTGTTTCCCACGATCTCGCCGGTCCCGAAAGCGAAGCGCAGCCCAAGAAGAAAGTTCAGTGGCCGGCTTTTAAGTGGTCCGCTGATGAAAAGTACGTGGCGAGAATGCTTCAGGGCCAGTCGATCTCCATCTACGAACTTCCCCGGATGAACTTGCTCGGTAAGACGTCGGTTAAGATTGACGGAGTGATGGACTTCGAATGGTCGCCGGCTACAGTCAACCGTGACGGTGTCAAGCAGTACGAGCAGCTCCTATGCTTCTGGACTCCCGAAATCGGCAGCAACCCTGCCCGAGTCGCCCTTATGAGCGTGCCTTCCAAGGAGATTGTTCGAACTCGTAACCTTTTCAACGTTTCCGATGTGAAACTGCACTGGCAATCCCAGGGTAACTTCGTTTGCGTTAAGGTGGATCGTCACTCAAAGTCTAAGAAGTCTATGGCCACCAACCTCGAAATTTTCCGCGTACGGGAGAAGGGTGTCCCGGTTGAAGTGGTAGACAGTCTCAAGGACACCGTGATCAACTTCTCGTGGGAACCCAACGGTGCTCGCTTCGTTCTCATCACGACTGGTGACGCATCTGGGGCTGGTGCGCCTCCCAAGACGGCCGTCTCGTTCTTCGCTCCGGAAAAGAAAGGTGTACAAGCCGGCAACTTTAAACTTGTTCGCACTattgagaagaagaccagcaatGCTATTTACTGGTCTCCTAAGGGCCGTTTCGTCGTGGTGGCGACTGTTCACTCGCAATCAAACTTTGACCTTGATTTCTGGGATATGGATTTCGAGGGTGAGAAGAACGATAACGAGAAGGATCTAGCGGCCAACCTGCAGCTGATGAAGACCGTCGACCACTATGGTGTCACAGATATTGAATGGGATCCCACAGGTCGTTACGTTGTCAGTGGTGCTAGCGCGTGGACGCACCAG ATGGAAAACGGATTCAACCTTCACACCTTCTCCGGAGAGACTCTTGCGGAGAACCCTACGGACAAGTTCAAGCAGTTCCTCTGGCGTCCTCGCCCTCCTACTCTTCTCAgcaaagaagagcaaaagcaagTACGGAAGAACCTCCGCGAGTACTCGAAGGAattcgaggaggaagacaagTATGCTGTCGACATTGCCAACACCGCCGTTGtcgagaagcgcaagcgtGTCCTCAACGAGTGGGTTGCTTGGCTCAAGCGCGAGAAGGAGCTACTCaccgaggagaaggaagcctACGGCCTACCCGAAGAAGCCGACCAACCCAAGGCTGCCAAGGATGCGCCCACCAACACAGAGGACAAGGGCGAGACGGTGGTCGAAGAGATTGTGGAAGAGATTGTGGAGGAAAGCGAGGAGATTATTGGTTGA
- a CDS encoding SWIB/MDM2 domain protein (transcript_id=CADANIAT00002344) — protein MSLSPGARDQYIPIIDSILSASDLNTISEKRIRKGLQDEIGYDLTPQKAAVKQLIMERFDIFAEKKGIGAPPTPNGQNGHEQQHNTATPVEPSSPSQSSTAQKRQADSADSDDRSSKTPPPKKQKANHDIDADALYAAKLQAEENMRARPTRGASTRKAAPVKKKKSTAKTAKKVKAEDDSDIGSGSESGKKVNRSGGFHKPLNLSPALSALLGGAATLSRPQTVKKLWEYIHEHDLQDPSDRRQIRCDDPMRAVFKQDRIHMFTMTKILSQNLYSPDE, from the exons ATGTCGC TTTCCCCAGGCGCCCGCGATCAATATATCCCAATCATCGATTCAATTTTATCTGCGAGCGACCTAAATACGATCTCAGAGAAGCGCATTCGCAAAGGTCTCCAAGATGAAATTGGCTATGATCTTACCCCGCAAAAG GCTGCGGTGAAGCAGCTCATTATGGAGAGGTTCGACATCTTTGCTGAGAAAAAAGGCATAGGTGCTCCGCCTACACCAAACGGCCAAAACGGCCACGAACAACAGCATAATACGGCAACGCCTGTGGAaccttcctcaccctcccaGTCCTCGACAGCGCAGAAACGTCAGGCAGATAGTGCTGACTCGGATGATCGCTCAAGCAAGACGCCCCCGCCCAAGAAACAGAAGGCGAACCATGATATAGATGCGGATGCACTCTATGCTGCAAAGCTACAGGCCGAGGAGAATATGCGAGCTCGTCCTACACGAGGCGCAAGCACGCGAAAAGCGGCGCcggtcaagaagaagaagtctaCAGCGAAAACGGCGAAGAAAGTAAAGGCAGAGGACGATTCAGATATCGGGTCGGGCTCAGAGTCAGGGAAGAAAGTGAACCGTTCTGGAGGATTCCAC AAACCGCTTAACCTCTCACCGGCGCTCTCAGCATTGCTGGGGGGCGCGGCGACG CTTTCACGGCCACAAACAGTCAAAAAGCTCTGGGAGTACATTCACGAGCATGATCTTCAGGACCCAAGCGATAGACGTCAAATCCGCTGTGATGATCCTATGCGCGCTGTGTTCAAACAGGACCGCATACACATGTTCACCATGACTAAAATTCTCAGTCAAAATCTGTACAGCCCTGACGAATAG
- a CDS encoding WD40 repeat domain-containing protein (transcript_id=CADANIAT00002342), with amino-acid sequence MATLLPPPSKRQKTETAEKARLQQEIQGIPDDLGSVRVQFFDQATGSATGPAVSVPVADATVKNLETLLNTLQGNEEDERVPYRFTFQSDDKDSKDSQTIDILADIYHSLLKPGVKTTEDTIQLYFTPQAIFRVKAVSRCSASIAGHGEAILATSFSPVSSSTMVSGSGDSTARIWDCDTGTPLHTLKGHTSWVLAVSYSPNGAMIATGSMDNTVRIWDAKKGQALGAPLKGHVKWITSLAWEPYHLQQSGHPRLASASKDSTVRIWDVISKRADIVLSGHKGSVTCVRWGGTGKIYTSSHDRTIKVWNSQTGTLIQTLSAHAHRVNHLALSTDFILRTAYHDHTGKVPESDADKVAMAKKRFEKAATINNKIVEKLVSASDDFTMYLWDPESSSKPVARLLGHQKEVNHVTFSPDMAYIASAGFDNHVKLWNGRDGKFITTLRGHVGAVYQCCFSADSRLLVSSSKDTTLKVWNVRTGKLSEDLPGHKDEVFAVDWSPDGQKVGSGGKDKAIRIWRN; translated from the exons ATGGCTACACTTCTCCCTCCCCCAAGTAAACGTCAGAAGACGGAGACTGCCGAGAAGGCGCGTCTGCAGCAGGAGATTCAGGGCATACCTGACGACTTGGGAAGCGTGCGAGTGCAGTTCTTTGACCAAGCGACCGGTTCAGCTACAGGCCCGGCGGTGTCTGTCCCAGTGGCCGATGCGACAGTAAAAAATCTTGAGACTCTTTTGAACACATTACAAGGAAAT gaagaggatgaacgAGTACCATACCGATTTACTTTCCAGTCCGATGACAAGGACAGCAAGGACAGCCAGACAATTGATATCCTAGCAGACATATACCACTCCCTTTTGAAACCTGGGGTGAAAACAACCGAAGATACCATTCAACTTTACTTTACTCCACAAGCTATTTTCCGGGTAAAGGCCGTTTCACGGTGCTCCGCCTCCATCGCCGGACACGGGGAGGCTATCCTCGCTACATCGTTCTCACccgtttcttcttctacAATGGTTTCCGGCAGCGGAGACTCGACGGCGCGCATATGGGACTGCGACACAGGAACACCATTGCACACTCTTAAGGGACACACGAGCTGGGTGCTAGCCGTCAGCTACTCGCCGAACGGAGCAATGATCGCAACAGGAAGCATGGACAACACAGTACGGATATGGGATGCAAAGAAGGGTCAAGCGCTGGGGGCACCATTGAAAGGGCACGTAAAGTGGATCACCAGTCTAGCCTGGGAACCCTACCATCTGCAACAGTCCGGCCACCCTCGTCTCGCCTCTGCATCGAAAGACTCCACCGTCAGGATCTGGGACGTCATCTCGAAGCGCGCAGACATCGTCCTTTCCGGGCACAAAGGCTCAGTAACCTGCGTACGATGGGGTGGAACAGGTAAAATCTACACCTCCTCCCACGACCGGACAATCAAGGTATGGAACTCGCAGACTGGTACCCTGATCCAGACATTGTCCGCCCACGCCCACCGCGTAAACCACCTCGCCCTGTCCACAGACTTCATCCTCCGCACAGCCTACCACGACCACACAGGCAAAGTCCCCGAGTCTGACGCAGACAAGGTCGCCATGGCAAAGAAGCGCTTCGAGAAAGCAGCCACAATCAACAACAAGATCGTTGAGAAACTCGTCTCCGCCTCGGATGATTTTACCATGTACCTTTGGGACCCGGAGAGCTCCAGCAAACCCGTTGCACGCCTCCTCGGCCACCAGAAGGAAGTCAACCACGTCACATTTTCCCCGGATATGGCCTATATCGCCTCCGCCGGATTCGACAACCATGTCAAGCTCTGGAATGGGCGAGACGGAAA GTTCATCACAACCCTCCGTGGGCACGTCGGCGCCGTCTACCAATGCTGCTTTTCGGCTGATTCGCGCCTTCTTGTTTCCTCCTCCAAGGACACAACATTGAAGGTGTGGAATGTGCGCACAGGAAAACTTAGCGAGGATCTGCCGGGTCACAAGGATGAGGTGTTTGCGGTGGATTGGAGCCCGGATGGGCAGAAGGTTGGTAGTGGAGGTAAAGATAAGGCTATTCGGATATGGAGGAACTAG
- a CDS encoding putative extracellular SCP domain protein Pry1 (transcript_id=CADANIAT00002346) codes for MREISFGQRKIHLIDPRLLPGGMHTSINRHQHRQPTHLQTILFSRVLKIIIYFLLLLLPNAISATETTVIVTVTESATATTTATTTTTPKVPQDPSYTSPRQFRSSILRTTNAYRAAHNASNLSWNETLADYAKDWAKGCKWKHSSGPYGENLAYGYKKASSAVTAWGDEAALYDFSKPTGFTEETGHFTQLVWKSTREVGCAAVDCGLTDLDDDEKERAQGWYVVCEYMPAGNVVGADDGLEYFRVNVQEGSEDSDSSSEDDSEHGDGGEGSDVSDFGNRASRGLVEWSKERVACPRRPPPN; via the exons ATGAGAGAAATTAGCTTTGGGCAACGAAAAATACACCTGATTGACCCTCGTCTACTCCCTGGAGGAATGCATACATCAATAAACCGACATCAACACCGCCAGCCAACCCATCTACAAACAATACTCTTCTCCCGGGTCctaaaaataataatatatttcCTACTTCTACTTCTCCCCAATGCAATATCTGCCACCGAAACGACTGTCATCGTCACCGTTACGGAATCGGCCACGGccacaacaacagcaaccaCAACGACGACCCCCAAAGTCCCCCAAGACCCTTCTTACACATCCCCAAGACAGTTCAGATCCTCTATCCTCAGAACCACAAACGCCTACCGCGCTGCGCATAACGCCTCAAATCTCAGCTGGAATGAGACGCTTGCGGACTATGCCAAAGACTGGGCGAAGGGGTGTAAGTGGAAGCACTCT TCCGGCCCGTATGGCGAAAACCTTGCATACGGTTACAAAAAGGCCTCCTCCGCAGTGACGGCATGGGGTGACGAAGCAGCACTTTATGATTTTTCCAAGCCAACGGGATTCACCGAGGAGACGGGACATTTTACACAGCTTGTTTGGAAGAGTACGAGAGAGGTCGGGTGCGCTGCTGTTGATTGTGGATTGACGGATCtggacgatgacgagaaagaaagagcgCAGGGGTGGTATGTTGTTTGCGAGTATATGCCTGCAGGGAATGTGGTTGGAGCAGATGACGGGCTGGAGTATTTCCGAGTAAATGTGCAGGAGGGAAGCGAGGATTCTGATTCAAGTTCCGAGGATGATTCTGAGCACGGAGACGGGGGTGAGGGAAGCGATGTTTCCGATTTTGGGAATAGAGCTAGTCGTGGGTTGGTGGAGTGGAGTAAAGAGCGTGTTGCATG TCCCAGACGACCACCCCCAAACTAG
- a CDS encoding putative IgE binding protein (transcript_id=CADANIAT00002341) has translation MKLALASSLLPLLAAAVPTSLPNGAEQPAAFTVMAARSASPIHFLPLTASGQSFWLGGNTTTYCPLPSNCPPGNTTVLAGNGGSLSVVVPGGQQIYVDPTGALRFTQAHSAYIPPGSSLGPFEYIPGPEGSVFGHYMYSGWGASGFMACPTEDNRWKVFGALGNATVPSGDVEDCLGFSAIAVPSELVGQTWQYV, from the exons ATGAAGCTCGCTCTCGCCTCCTCTCTGCTCCCCCTGCTGGCAGCCGCCGTGCCCACCTCCCTGCCCAACGGCGCAGAGCAACCAGCAGCCTTCACCGTCATGGCTGCCCGCTCTGCATCGCccatccacttccttcctctaACAGCTTCCGGCCAATCTTTCTGGCTGGGCGGAAACACAACAACATACTGCCCTCTCCCCTCGAACTGTCCCCCGGGCAACACGACAGTCCTCGCCGGTAACGGCGGGTCTCTT AGCGTCGTCGTTCCCGGTGGTCAGCAAATTTACGTCGACCCAACTGGCGCGCTTAGATTTACGCAAGCCCACTCGGCCTACATCCCGCCGGGCTCCTCCTTAGGGCCCTTCGAGTACATCCCTGGCCCTGAGGGCTCAGTATTCGGACATTACATGTACAGCGGATGGGGCGCGAGCGGTTTTATGGCCTGCCCAACGGAGGATAACCGCTGGAAGGTGTTTGGGGCGCTGGGGAATGCGACTGTTCCCAGTGGTGATGTGGAAGACTGTCTTGGGTTCTCGGCAATTGCGGTGCCCAGTGAGCTTGTCGGGCAGACTTGGCAGTATGTCTAG